A stretch of Sulfitobacter sp. THAF37 DNA encodes these proteins:
- a CDS encoding L-iditol 2-dehydrogenase, whose amino-acid sequence MNRLAGRTALITGAARGIGHAFAQAYLREGAQVVIADIDKQRAEQSATAMGENACAVVMDVTDQTSIDAGVAQAVDRFGRIDILINNAAVFTAAPIAEITREDYQRAFDINVSGCLFTMQAVARQMIAQGGGGKIINMASQAGRRGESLVAVYCATKAAVISLTQSAGLNLIEHGINVNAIAPGVVDGEHWDGVDAFFAKYEGKAPGQKKREVGQAVPYGRMGRAEDLTGMAVFLASSEADYIVAQTYNVDGGQWMS is encoded by the coding sequence ATGAACCGGCTGGCAGGCAGGACGGCGCTGATCACGGGCGCGGCACGCGGGATCGGGCATGCCTTTGCCCAGGCCTACCTTCGCGAGGGCGCGCAGGTCGTGATCGCGGACATCGACAAACAACGGGCAGAGCAGTCGGCCACGGCGATGGGTGAAAACGCCTGCGCCGTGGTCATGGACGTGACCGACCAGACCAGCATCGACGCCGGCGTGGCGCAGGCGGTCGACCGTTTCGGGCGCATCGACATCCTGATCAACAACGCGGCTGTCTTTACGGCGGCGCCGATCGCCGAGATCACCCGCGAGGACTACCAGCGCGCCTTTGACATCAATGTCTCGGGGTGCCTCTTTACCATGCAGGCGGTGGCACGGCAGATGATCGCGCAAGGCGGCGGCGGCAAGATCATCAACATGGCCAGCCAGGCGGGCCGCCGCGGCGAAAGCCTGGTGGCGGTCTATTGCGCGACCAAGGCGGCGGTCATCAGCCTCACGCAGTCCGCGGGGCTGAACCTGATCGAACACGGCATCAACGTGAACGCCATCGCCCCCGGGGTGGTGGACGGCGAACACTGGGACGGCGTCGACGCCTTCTTTGCGAAATACGAGGGCAAGGCGCCCGGCCAGAAGAAACGCGAAGTCGGGCAGGCGGTGCCCTATGGCCGAATGGGCCGGGCAGAGGACCTGACCGGCATGGCCGTCTTCCTTGCCTCTTCCGAGGCCGATTACATCGTCGCCCAGACATACAATGTCGACGGCGGACAATGGATGAGCTGA
- a CDS encoding mannitol dehydrogenase family protein, with translation MKLSNATLAQLPEGIERPAYDRAALTPGILHIGVGNFHRAHQAWYLHRLMQEGVALDWAIVGAGVRPYDEAMRLRLAEQDYLTTLIELSPDGLSAEVVGPMIDYVPIAEGHGPLIARMAQADIRIVALTVTEGGYYIDPVTKAFDASHPDIVHDAAHPDSPRTAFGAMVAALRRRRDAATGPFTAQSCDNLQGNGDVLRQTVVGLARLQDTDLAEWIDAQCSFPNSMVDSIVPATGPVQIAQARALGVDDAAPVCHENFRQWVMEDDFCAGRPDWARAGAVFSDDVHGYETMKIRILNAGHQVIANAGEVLSLPTIAACMADPDVGALFRRVAMTEIVPHVKPVPGMPPEAYVELIDERFSNPRIEDTTRRVAFDGSARHTGFVLPLVRKALAAGLPLDGLALVEACWARMCEGTREDGSTIEPNDPMWDRLTATAQEARTRPAAWLEMTGIYGDLAGQAAFATRFEHWLQLIWQQGTRAALQSYNGAA, from the coding sequence ATGAAACTATCCAACGCGACACTGGCGCAATTGCCAGAGGGCATCGAGCGGCCCGCCTACGACCGCGCGGCACTGACGCCGGGCATCCTGCATATCGGCGTGGGCAATTTCCACCGTGCGCATCAGGCGTGGTATCTGCACCGCCTGATGCAGGAGGGCGTGGCGCTGGACTGGGCCATCGTCGGCGCTGGCGTGCGCCCCTACGACGAGGCGATGCGCCTGCGTCTGGCCGAACAGGACTACCTGACAACGCTGATCGAACTGTCACCGGACGGGCTTTCGGCCGAGGTGGTCGGGCCCATGATCGACTATGTTCCCATCGCGGAGGGCCACGGCCCGCTGATCGCGCGCATGGCGCAGGCCGACATCCGCATCGTCGCGCTGACGGTGACGGAAGGGGGGTACTACATCGACCCCGTGACCAAGGCATTCGACGCGTCCCATCCCGACATCGTCCATGATGCCGCGCATCCGGACAGTCCGCGCACCGCCTTTGGCGCGATGGTCGCGGCCCTGCGGCGGCGCCGGGATGCGGCCACCGGACCCTTCACCGCGCAAAGCTGCGACAACCTTCAGGGCAACGGCGATGTCCTGCGCCAGACGGTCGTGGGGCTGGCCCGCCTGCAGGACACGGACCTCGCGGAGTGGATTGACGCGCAGTGCAGCTTTCCGAACTCCATGGTGGATTCCATCGTGCCCGCAACCGGCCCCGTCCAGATCGCCCAGGCCCGCGCGCTGGGCGTCGATGATGCCGCCCCGGTTTGCCACGAAAACTTCCGCCAGTGGGTGATGGAGGACGACTTCTGTGCGGGCAGACCGGACTGGGCGCGCGCGGGCGCGGTCTTTTCGGACGATGTCCACGGCTACGAGACCATGAAAATCCGCATCCTGAATGCCGGGCATCAGGTCATCGCCAACGCGGGCGAGGTGCTGTCGCTGCCGACCATCGCCGCCTGCATGGCCGACCCGGATGTGGGGGCACTCTTCCGCAGGGTGGCGATGACGGAGATCGTGCCGCATGTGAAACCGGTGCCGGGCATGCCCCCCGAAGCCTATGTCGAGCTGATCGACGAACGCTTCTCCAATCCCCGGATCGAGGATACCACCCGCCGCGTCGCCTTTGACGGCAGCGCGCGCCACACCGGTTTCGTGCTGCCGCTGGTGCGCAAGGCACTGGCAGCCGGTTTGCCGCTGGACGGTCTCGCGCTGGTGGAGGCATGCTGGGCGCGGATGTGCGAAGGCACCCGAGAGGACGGCAGCACGATCGAACCGAACGACCCCATGTGGGACCGCCTGACCGCGACCGCGCAGGAGGCCCGCACCCGCCCCGCCGCCTGGCTGGAGATGACGGGGATCTACGGCGACCTCGCGGGGCAGGCGGCCTTTGCCACCCGGTTCGAACATTGGTTGCAGCTGATCTGGCAACAGGGCACTCGCGCCGCGCTGCAATCCTACAACGGCGCCGCCTGA
- the hutU gene encoding urocanate hydratase: MTNPRHNIRDVYPDTGPEITAKSWLTEAPMRMLMNNLHPDVAENPHELVVYGGIGRAARTWQDFDTIVASLKELEDDETLLVQSGKPVGVFRTHRDAPRVLIANSNLVPHWATWKHFNELDRKGLAMYGQMTAGSWIYIGSQGIVQGTYETFVEAGRQHYDGSLKGRWILTGGLGGMGGAQPLAAVMAGACCLAVECDETRADFRLRTRYVDEKTHSIDEALEMIDRWTKAGEAKSVALIGNAADVFPELVKRGVRPDIVTDQTSAHDPVHGYLPQGWTVAEWRAKQESDPEAVEKAARASTKVHVAAMVDFWNAGVPTLDYGNNIRQVALEEGLENAFAFPGFVPAYIRPLFCRGVGPFRWCALSGDPEDIYKTDAKVKELLDDPHLHNWLDMARERISFQGLPARICWVGLGVRHKLGLAFNEMVRNGELKAPVVIGRDHLDSGSVASPNRETEAMKDGSDAVSDWPLLNALLNTASGATWVSLHHGGGVGMGFSQHSGMVICCDGSEDADRRLANVLWNDPATGVMRHADAGYDIAKDCAREHGLNLPGIL; this comes from the coding sequence ATGACCAACCCCCGCCACAACATCCGCGACGTCTATCCCGACACCGGTCCCGAGATCACCGCGAAAAGCTGGCTGACCGAAGCGCCGATGCGGATGCTGATGAACAACCTGCACCCCGATGTGGCCGAGAACCCGCATGAGCTGGTCGTCTACGGCGGCATCGGGCGCGCGGCACGGACGTGGCAGGATTTCGATACCATTGTCGCCAGCCTGAAAGAGCTGGAAGACGACGAGACCCTGCTGGTGCAATCGGGCAAGCCGGTTGGCGTCTTCCGCACTCACCGCGACGCGCCGCGCGTGCTGATCGCCAACTCCAACCTGGTGCCGCACTGGGCCACCTGGAAGCATTTCAACGAGCTGGACCGCAAGGGTCTGGCGATGTACGGCCAGATGACCGCCGGGTCCTGGATCTATATCGGGTCGCAGGGGATCGTGCAGGGCACCTACGAGACCTTCGTGGAGGCCGGTCGCCAGCATTACGACGGGAGCCTCAAGGGCCGCTGGATCCTGACCGGGGGCCTTGGCGGCATGGGCGGCGCGCAGCCGCTGGCGGCGGTGATGGCCGGGGCCTGCTGTCTGGCCGTGGAATGCGACGAAACCCGCGCCGATTTCCGCCTGCGCACCCGCTACGTGGATGAAAAGACCCATTCCATCGACGAGGCGCTGGAGATGATCGACCGCTGGACCAAGGCGGGCGAGGCGAAATCCGTGGCCCTGATCGGCAACGCGGCGGATGTCTTTCCCGAGCTGGTCAAGCGCGGCGTGCGGCCCGATATCGTGACCGACCAGACCTCGGCCCATGACCCGGTCCACGGCTACCTGCCGCAGGGCTGGACCGTGGCCGAATGGCGCGCCAAGCAGGAAAGCGACCCCGAGGCGGTGGAAAAAGCCGCCCGCGCCTCGACGAAGGTGCATGTCGCCGCGATGGTCGATTTCTGGAACGCGGGCGTGCCGACGCTGGATTACGGCAACAACATCCGGCAGGTGGCACTGGAGGAAGGGCTGGAAAACGCCTTTGCCTTCCCCGGCTTCGTGCCAGCCTATATCCGCCCGCTGTTCTGCCGCGGCGTGGGGCCGTTCCGCTGGTGCGCGCTGTCGGGCGACCCGGAGGACATCTACAAGACCGACGCCAAGGTGAAGGAACTGTTGGACGACCCGCACCTGCACAACTGGCTCGACATGGCGCGCGAGCGGATCAGCTTCCAGGGTCTGCCCGCGCGGATCTGCTGGGTGGGCCTGGGCGTGCGGCACAAGCTGGGCCTCGCCTTCAACGAAATGGTCCGCAACGGCGAGTTGAAGGCCCCGGTGGTGATCGGCCGCGATCACCTCGACAGCGGCTCCGTCGCCTCGCCCAACCGCGAGACCGAGGCCATGAAGGACGGCAGCGACGCCGTGTCCGACTGGCCGCTGCTGAACGCGCTGCTCAACACCGCCTCCGGCGCCACCTGGGTGTCACTGCACCACGGCGGCGGCGTCGGCATGGGGTTCTCCCAGCATTCCGGCATGGTGATCTGCTGCGACGGCTCCGAGGATGCCGACCGCCGGCTGGCCAATGTGCTGTGGAACGATCCGGCCACCGGTGTCATGCGCCACGCCGACGCGGGCTATGACATCGCAAAGGACTGCGCCAGGGAACATGGGCTGAACCTGCCGGGCATCCTCTGA
- the hutG gene encoding N-formylglutamate deformylase, translated as MTPVEVTQGTGPVVLGLPHTGTWLPDEVIAQLNPRGRGLDDTDWHIHTLYEALLPGATTVRATFHRYVIDANRDPSGQSLYPGQNTTGLVPLTDFDGRPIWENEPTAEEIEARRTAYHAAYHAALQAELARVQAVHGVAILYDCHSIRSLIPFLFDGTLPDFNIGTNGGTTCDPAIEAAVRDICDRAEGYTSVLNGRFKGGWTTRHYGQPSKGYHAIQMELAQSVYLTDEAAPWDYDPAKSDRLRAYLSDILTTLADLAPTLGGKR; from the coding sequence ATGACCCCCGTCGAAGTTACCCAAGGCACCGGCCCCGTTGTCCTGGGCCTGCCGCATACCGGCACCTGGCTGCCCGACGAGGTGATCGCCCAGCTTAACCCGCGCGGGCGCGGGCTCGACGACACCGACTGGCACATCCACACCCTCTATGAGGCGCTGCTGCCCGGCGCGACCACGGTGCGCGCCACGTTCCACCGCTACGTGATCGACGCCAACCGCGATCCTTCGGGGCAAAGCCTTTATCCCGGACAGAACACCACGGGCCTCGTGCCGCTGACCGATTTCGACGGCCGCCCGATCTGGGAAAACGAACCGACGGCCGAAGAGATCGAGGCGCGGCGCACCGCCTACCATGCGGCCTATCACGCCGCCTTGCAGGCCGAACTGGCACGGGTGCAGGCCGTGCATGGCGTCGCGATCCTATACGATTGCCATTCGATCCGCAGCCTTATCCCCTTTCTGTTCGACGGTACCCTGCCGGATTTCAACATCGGCACCAACGGCGGCACGACCTGCGACCCGGCCATCGAGGCAGCGGTGCGCGACATCTGCGACCGCGCCGAAGGCTACACATCGGTTCTCAACGGACGCTTCAAGGGCGGCTGGACCACGCGCCACTACGGCCAGCCGTCCAAGGGCTATCACGCCATCCAGATGGAGCTGGCGCAATCCGTCTACCTGACCGATGAGGCCGCGCCCTGGGATTATGACCCGGCCAAATCCGACAGGCTGCGCGCCTACCTTTCCGACATTCTGACCACACTGGCCGATCTGGCCCCGACCCTTGGAGGCAAACGATGA
- the hutH gene encoding histidine ammonia-lyase has protein sequence MTHLTLTPGAATLADLVRIYREEASVALVPACHADIEQAAAQIEAAASGTDAVYGVNTGFGKLASVKIAAADTATLQRNLILSHCCGVGDPIPRRHARLMMALKLLSLGRGASGVRLELITLIEQMLARGVTPVIPVQGSVGASGDLAPLAHMAAVMMGHAEAEYEGETLPGAEALNRAGLAPVELGAKEGLALINGTQFSTAFALAGLFDAWSAMQAALVTSAMSTDAIMGSTAPLQPEIHALRGHAGQIEAAAAMRALLDNSEIRESHREGDTRVQDPYCIRCQPQVTGAAMDMLRMAGRTLQIEANAATDNPLVLSEAGLIVSGGNFHAEPVGFAADMIALAVAEIGAIAQRRVALIVDPTLSFDLPPFLTPNPGLNSGLMIAEVTTAALMSENKHLANPCVTDSTPTSANQEDHVSMAAHGAVRLGRMVANLERILGVELLCAAQGIEFRAPLKTSAPLAAVLDRLRETVPSVVEDRYLAPDLERAATLVRSGTLNEATVVDMPELGA, from the coding sequence ATGACGCATTTGACCCTGACCCCCGGCGCCGCGACCCTGGCCGACCTCGTCCGGATCTACCGCGAAGAGGCTTCCGTCGCCCTCGTCCCCGCCTGCCACGCGGACATCGAACAGGCGGCGGCGCAGATCGAAGCGGCGGCCAGCGGCACGGACGCCGTCTATGGCGTCAACACCGGCTTCGGCAAGCTGGCCTCGGTCAAGATCGCCGCCGCCGACACCGCGACGCTGCAGCGCAACCTGATCCTGTCGCATTGCTGCGGCGTGGGCGATCCGATCCCGCGGCGCCATGCGCGGCTGATGATGGCGCTCAAGCTGCTGTCGCTGGGGCGCGGTGCCTCGGGCGTGCGGCTGGAGCTGATCACCCTGATCGAACAGATGCTGGCGCGCGGCGTGACGCCCGTGATCCCGGTGCAGGGCTCGGTCGGGGCCTCGGGCGATCTGGCGCCGCTGGCGCATATGGCCGCGGTGATGATGGGCCATGCCGAAGCGGAATACGAGGGCGAGACGCTGCCGGGCGCGGAGGCGTTGAACCGCGCCGGGCTGGCACCGGTCGAGCTGGGCGCCAAGGAAGGGCTGGCGCTGATCAACGGCACGCAGTTCTCCACCGCCTTCGCGCTCGCGGGGCTGTTCGACGCCTGGTCCGCGATGCAGGCGGCGCTTGTGACCTCGGCCATGTCCACCGATGCGATCATGGGCTCCACCGCCCCGTTGCAGCCGGAAATCCACGCCCTGCGCGGGCATGCCGGGCAGATCGAGGCGGCGGCGGCAATGCGGGCGCTGCTCGACAACTCCGAGATCCGCGAAAGCCACCGCGAGGGCGACACCCGCGTGCAGGACCCCTACTGCATCCGCTGCCAGCCGCAAGTCACCGGCGCGGCCATGGACATGCTGCGCATGGCGGGCCGCACACTGCAGATCGAGGCCAACGCCGCCACCGACAACCCGCTGGTGCTGAGCGAGGCGGGGCTGATCGTCTCGGGCGGCAACTTCCACGCCGAACCCGTGGGCTTTGCCGCCGATATGATCGCGCTGGCCGTGGCCGAGATCGGCGCCATCGCGCAGCGCCGTGTCGCGCTGATCGTTGACCCGACGCTGAGCTTCGACCTGCCGCCATTCCTGACGCCGAACCCTGGGCTGAACTCGGGCCTGATGATCGCCGAGGTCACGACCGCCGCGCTGATGAGCGAGAACAAGCACCTGGCCAATCCATGCGTGACGGATTCAACCCCCACCTCGGCCAACCAGGAAGACCACGTGAGCATGGCCGCCCACGGCGCCGTGCGACTGGGCCGCATGGTCGCCAACCTCGAACGCATCCTCGGGGTGGAGCTGCTTTGCGCCGCGCAGGGCATCGAGTTCCGCGCGCCGCTGAAGACCAGCGCACCGCTGGCCGCCGTGCTGGACCGGCTGCGCGAAACCGTGCCCTCGGTGGTCGAGGACCGCTACCTTGCCCCCGATCTGGAACGCGCTGCCACGCTTGTGAGAAGTGGCACCCTGAACGAGGCGACTGTAGTCGACATGCCGGAGCTGGGCGCATGA
- the hutI gene encoding imidazolonepropionase: protein MPDARQLMTNLTAATLTGDSHYGLIEDAAIAVAEGRIAWAGRRQDLPQDLAGGTPRDMGGRLVTPGLIDCHTHLVHGGNRAAEFEMRLKGASYEEVARAGGGIVSTVTATRDASEETLLKAALRRADALIAEGVTTLEIKSGYGLDLETELRMLRVARAVAAHRPVRIKTSFLGAHALPADYKDRPDAYIDEVCIPALRAAHAEGLVDAVDGFCEGIAFSPAQIARVFDVAQELGLPVKLHAEQLSNLGGAAMAAGYGALSADHIEYLDDAGVTAMARAGTVAVLLPGAFYTLHETQAPPVQALRDHGVPIALATDANPGSSPLTSLLLTMNMGCTLFRLTPEEALRGVTVNAARALGLSDVGTIAAGQRAELAVWDIEHPAELSYRIGFNPLHSRIYGDPA, encoded by the coding sequence ATGCCAGACGCTCGCCAGCTGATGACCAATCTGACCGCCGCGACACTGACCGGCGACAGCCATTACGGGCTGATCGAGGATGCCGCCATCGCGGTCGCGGAGGGCAGGATCGCCTGGGCCGGACGCCGCCAGGACCTGCCGCAGGACCTCGCAGGCGGCACGCCGCGCGACATGGGCGGACGGCTGGTCACGCCGGGTCTGATCGACTGTCACACGCATCTGGTGCATGGCGGCAACCGCGCGGCGGAGTTCGAGATGCGGCTCAAGGGTGCCAGCTATGAAGAGGTCGCACGCGCGGGCGGCGGCATCGTCTCCACCGTCACCGCGACCCGCGACGCCAGCGAGGAGACGCTGCTCAAGGCGGCGTTGCGCCGCGCCGATGCATTGATCGCCGAAGGCGTCACCACGCTTGAGATCAAATCGGGCTACGGGCTCGACCTTGAGACGGAGCTGCGGATGCTGCGGGTGGCGCGTGCCGTCGCGGCGCACCGCCCGGTGCGGATAAAGACCTCGTTCCTTGGCGCCCATGCCCTGCCGGCCGACTACAAGGACCGCCCCGACGCCTATATCGACGAGGTCTGCATCCCCGCCCTGCGCGCGGCACACGCCGAGGGGCTGGTGGACGCGGTGGACGGCTTTTGTGAGGGCATCGCCTTTTCCCCCGCCCAGATCGCCCGTGTCTTTGACGTGGCGCAGGAGCTGGGGCTGCCGGTCAAGCTGCACGCCGAGCAGCTGTCGAACCTCGGTGGCGCGGCGATGGCGGCAGGCTACGGGGCGCTGTCTGCCGATCATATCGAATATCTCGACGACGCGGGCGTGACCGCGATGGCCCGGGCAGGCACGGTCGCGGTTCTGCTGCCGGGCGCCTTCTACACCTTGCACGAAACCCAGGCCCCGCCGGTGCAGGCGCTGCGCGATCACGGCGTGCCGATCGCGCTGGCGACAGATGCCAACCCCGGTTCCTCGCCGCTGACCTCCCTGCTGCTGACCATGAACATGGGCTGCACCCTGTTCCGCCTCACGCCCGAAGAGGCGCTGCGCGGCGTCACCGTGAACGCCGCCCGGGCCCTGGGCCTGTCGGATGTGGGCACCATCGCCGCGGGCCAGCGCGCCGAACTGGCGGTCTGGGACATCGAACACCCGGCGGAGCTTTCCTACCGCATCGGTTTCAACCCGCTGCATTCGCGCATTTACGGAGATCCGGCATGA
- a CDS encoding formimidoylglutamate deiminase, with protein sequence MIHAKQALLAEGWADNVRLTIDAGTILRIETDAAARTGDARVDTLLPSLGNLHSHAFQRAMAGMTEFRQAGRDSFWTWRDLMYRFMDRMTPEQIEAIAAQVYVEMLEAGFASVGEFHYVHHQPGGRPYDNPAELSERIFAAAAQTGIGLTHLPVLYTYGGAGQADLTAGQRRFGNDADSFARLTEHAASALRDLPPDARIGIAPHSLRAISPEDLARVVAAQGQGPIHIHIAEQPQEVRDIEAWLGARPVAWLLDNQPVDDRWCLIHATHMTDAETDALAASGAVAGLCPITEANLGDGPFNGPGYAAAGGRFGIGSDSNINISLTEELRTLEYSQRLRDTRRNVMIPAQGAVGAFLYTAAARGGAQALNRDAGVIETGRLADLVAIDSQTPALCALSGDGILDCLAFAAKDGVVTDVWAAGRHAVLNGRHPKREEIFAAYRKAVAQLIRD encoded by the coding sequence GTGATACATGCAAAGCAGGCGCTTCTGGCCGAGGGCTGGGCCGACAATGTCCGACTGACCATCGACGCCGGAACCATCCTGCGCATCGAAACAGATGCCGCTGCGCGGACGGGCGACGCTCGCGTCGACACGCTGCTGCCGTCTCTGGGCAATCTGCACAGCCACGCCTTTCAGCGCGCCATGGCGGGGATGACGGAATTCCGACAGGCGGGCCGGGACAGTTTCTGGACCTGGCGGGACCTCATGTACCGCTTCATGGACCGCATGACGCCCGAGCAGATCGAAGCCATCGCCGCGCAGGTCTATGTCGAGATGCTCGAAGCCGGGTTCGCCAGCGTGGGGGAGTTTCACTATGTCCACCACCAGCCGGGCGGGAGGCCTTACGATAACCCCGCCGAACTCTCGGAGCGGATTTTTGCCGCCGCGGCGCAGACGGGGATCGGGCTGACCCACCTGCCTGTGCTCTATACATATGGCGGCGCGGGGCAGGCCGACCTGACCGCCGGGCAACGGCGCTTCGGCAACGATGCCGACAGTTTCGCGCGGCTGACCGAACATGCGGCGTCGGCGCTGCGCGACCTGCCGCCGGATGCGCGCATCGGCATCGCACCGCATTCTCTGCGTGCCATAAGCCCCGAGGACCTGGCGCGCGTCGTGGCGGCGCAGGGGCAAGGGCCCATCCACATCCATATCGCCGAACAGCCGCAGGAGGTGCGCGACATCGAGGCCTGGCTCGGCGCGCGGCCCGTGGCCTGGCTGCTCGACAACCAGCCCGTAGATGACCGCTGGTGTCTGATCCACGCGACCCACATGACCGACGCCGAAACCGACGCGCTGGCCGCCTCGGGCGCGGTGGCCGGTCTGTGCCCCATCACCGAAGCCAACCTGGGCGACGGCCCGTTCAACGGCCCCGGTTATGCGGCTGCGGGGGGCAGGTTCGGGATCGGCTCGGATTCCAATATCAACATCTCGTTGACGGAAGAACTGCGCACGCTGGAATATTCCCAGCGCCTGCGCGACACACGCCGCAACGTCATGATCCCCGCACAAGGCGCCGTCGGGGCGTTCCTTTACACCGCGGCGGCGCGCGGCGGGGCACAGGCGCTGAACCGTGACGCCGGCGTGATCGAAACGGGCAGACTGGCCGACCTCGTCGCCATCGACAGCCAGACACCGGCGCTTTGCGCCTTGTCCGGCGACGGCATCCTCGACTGTCTCGCCTTCGCCGCCAAGGACGGCGTCGTCACCGACGTCTGGGCCGCCGGACGCCATGCCGTCTTAAACGGGCGGCACCCGAAGCGCGAGGAAATCTTTGCCGCCTACCGCAAAGCAGTCGCACAGTTGATAAGAGACTAG